The genomic DNA ATCGCCGATTTTATCTTCACCAATTGTGAGACAGTCTGTCCACCGATGACATTCAATCTGACCAAGCTCCAAAAGGATTTGAAAGAGGAAGGGGTAGAGGATTATCGCATCGTATCCTTCAGCGTTGATCCCGAGAATGATACCCCTGATAAATTAACGGAGTACATAGGCAACTTTGAAGCAAATACCGATAAATGGGATCTGCTTACAGGCTATGAATTCGACAAAATCAAAAATCTGGCCGAGGACTCCTTTAAGTCAGTCGTGGCCAATGTTTCGGATTCGGATCAAAAGATTCATGGGACCAGTTTCTATCTGGTTGACCAAGAAGGGACCGTCGTGAAAACCTACAGTGGGAA from Rossellomorea marisflavi includes the following:
- a CDS encoding SCO family protein; protein product: MVLKRKAFLLVIGFIMILLSACSNSGFQADTNYKVKNFSFINQKGETVTLDDLKGEVWIADFIFTNCETVCPPMTFNLTKLQKDLKEEGVEDYRIVSFSVDPENDTPDKLTEYIGNFEANTDKWDLLTGYEFDKIKNLAEDSFKSVVANVSDSDQKIHGTSFYLVDQEGTVVKTYSGNSDVPYDEMVSDIKALIKEGEK